A genomic stretch from Psilocybe cubensis strain MGC-MH-2018 chromosome 1, whole genome shotgun sequence includes:
- a CDS encoding 26S proteasome non-ATPase regulatory subunit 12, whose product MSQSSSLDNVLNNKRRRSSIRDGLSIFRTSSKESIKSIKSTGKNFSSYYPYTVYEQTMSPLILRDPEAMKKLFEVILDSPNGKRSLSRLARTCKSFSGPALDVLWKELDSIVPIIGLFPGHLLKKTKKPGLGLAKLPRDEDWQNIIKYSERIQRIAYDEASNVVAPSIFTIFEENRPQNFNYILPRLQELSWKVETPAALERCGIFIHPQLQILNLEISNKFTKINDFLADMSSRTKLKGFSFISPTNLPDAFTELLLRQDDLEKVVLVAPGALSPGVGRWIAALPKLKHLQLDLTGRSAIAVEGFFDELSPRSGDSTPTSIGSRDSGVFSGEELDFTEIRKSALRLTGDFSSKGSFTKLRRIQLTGEVANIAVFLKHLDSDITHLDLVIEDPPDNADWQDLSELICDKFADSLNSLRISPTPSAKFADLVRATSRAEPPSNRLSLERFNGLSKLSRLDIDLPESVVFTPADIDCLAKACPNLESLKLCPLSRFPLPHSPKLTLESLAPLMKHCKRLHTLSVVVNASAGSAGVLQAREMSSKSLLRLHVGHSWANDPLQIAILLSHLMPNLELLKWFQEKNRAGFIEQHAKAWQSVSETLPHIQNLRVTEKSFFRQPVVAPKPITVEKSINATVATTSRGVLAKVSMSDASTQFSPTLHDQQVEAKTELSDASIDATPSYANASVDAAPLYSSTSVSAIEALTSNDAVEFAGGSSFYRPLTRLPHLNSHLPSLFNLLSFAYRFVLWPLSLTSRIFQLIPFFFNKFNSKPQPSVSLQSSSSSSEVDANSADEATDIISLKTLQPNHIPKNMDIYAYEYGYEIHAIHSPSVTAVSKSKAVSSDTHALVNEDPKIVSNPSTWWDEGQILSNNTATRQRDWNARIHNSPAWKYTMSDNKKQEKDFKPEVDELLPQADALIKSGKLQDGLDRLFSLEKQTRNAADPTSTTRLATAALQHCYDAKDYDLVNSTITMLSKKHGQLKTVIHSMVELAISWLPEIKTNGGLEKWLQLLETLRSVTEGKIFLETPRARVTRLLSQHHEGLKTKDSLQTASDLLSELQVETYSSMERTEKVEFIIEQMRLLTALAKQKDLAVEKKDGKDSLGGGEAEWIKVRVGGRKVNEDFLKQKENQELKIKYYNLMITHALHHNAYLDVAKYYHKVWETPSIKEDPVKGKATLERIVYYIVLAPHDNEQSNMLHQIHLDPALANDDLKLHYGLVKEFVTPEILPWSKVSENYGGFLRKTDEFKQDKLWEDLRLRVIEHNIRITAQYFTRIHLTRLTKFLGLQTVKETEEILTRLVNSGTIWAKVDRPAGIINFRSKRSAEDVMNDWSSDMQKLLGLVEKSWMGMNAAQAAQSRVKS is encoded by the exons ATGTCCCAAAGTTCTTCACTCGACAACGTATTAAACAACAAACGACGCCGTTCTAGCATCCGCGACGGTCTAAGCATCTTCCGCACTTCCTCGAAAGAGAGCATCAAGTCGATCAAATCGACGGGGAAAAACTTCTCATCTTACTATCCATACACGGTCTACGAACAAACCATGTCTCCCCTTATTCTCCGTGATCCTGAAGCTATGAAGAAGCTCTTCGAAGTCATTCTGGACTCTCCGAATGGCAAACGCTCTCTATCACGCCTGGCGCGCACATGCAAATCATTTTCAGGTCCTGCTTTGGATGTTCTCTGGAAGGAATTGGATTCAATCGTTCCAATTATCGGACTATTCCCAGGACATTTGCTGAAGAAAACCAAAAAACCTGGTTTGGGACTG GCGAAGTTGCCCCGAGATGAAGATTGGCAAAACATTATCAAATACAGTGAACGAATCCAGCGAATCGCCTACGATGAAGCGTCCAATGTTGTTGCTCCATCTATCTTTACCATATTCGAGGAAAACCGTCCCCAGAATTTCAATTACATACTTCCCCGTCTTCAGGAACTTTCGTGGAAAGTTGAGACGCCAGCAGCCTTGGAACGTTGTGGAATTTTCattcatcctcaacttcaaATCCTTAATCTCGAGATCTCCAACAAATTCACGAAAATCAACGATTTTTTGGCTGACATGTCAAGTAGAACCAAGCTGAAAGGATTCTCATTTATATCCCCTACCAATTTGCCTGACGCCTTTACCGAACTTCTCCTTCGGCAAGATGACCTTGAGAAGGTCGTTCTTGTCGCGCCAGGGGCCTTGTCTCCTGGAGTAGGTCGCTGGATTGCCGCTTTGCCCAAGTTGAAGCATCTCCAGTTGGACCTTACTGGACGTTCTGCTATAGCCGTAGAAGGGTTTTTTGACGAGTTAAGTCCGCGATCTGGAGACTCTACTCCGACATCTATTGGTTCCAGGGATAGCGGCGTCTTCTCTGGCGAAGAACTCGATTTTACGGAAATTCGCAAATCTGCTCTCCGACTCACAGGCGATTTCTCCTCAAAGGGTTCCTTTACAAAACTTAGGAGGATCCAACTCACTGGTGAGGTGGCCAACATCGCCGTCTTTTTGAAGCACCTTGACAGCGACATTACACATCTCGACCTCGTTATTGAGGATCCTCCAGATAATGCGGATTGGCAAGACCTTTCCGAATTGATTTGCGATAAATTTGCCGATTCTCTCAATTCTCTTCGAATCTCCCCAACCCCATCCGCCAAATTTGCCGATTTAGTTCGTGCCACTTCTAGGGCTGAGCCACCTTCTAATAGGCTGTCCTTGGAACGATTCAATGGACTCTCGAAGCTTTCTCGACTTGATATCGACCTACCCGAGTCAGTCGTTTTTACCCCTGCAGACATTGATTGCCTTGCGAAAGCCTGCCCGAACCTAGAGTCATTGAAATTATGTCCACTATCGCGATTCCCTCTGCCGCACAGTCCCAAGTTGACCCTGGAATCTCTCGCACCTCTAATGAAACACTGCAAACGCTTGCACACGTTGTCCGTGGTAGTCAACGCAAGTGCAGGCAGCGCAGGTGTTCTACAGGCTCGAGAAATGTCTTCCAAATCGCTTCTTCGTCTACATGTTGGGCACTCGTGGGCAAACGATCCTCTGCAAATTGCTATTTTGCTCAGTCACCTCATGCCCAATCTGGAGCTTCTGAAGTGGTTCCAGGAAAAGAACAGAGCCGGATTTATTGAGCAGCATGCTAAGGCATGGCAAAGTGTTTCGGAAACGCTCCCCCATATTCAGAATTTGAGGGTGACAGAAAAATCATTCTTTCGCCAACCAGTGGTTGCGCCGAAACCCATAACAGTCGAGAAAAGCATTAACGCCACCGTTGCTACAACAAGCCGCGGCGTCCTTGCTAAAGTTTCTATGTCTGATGCATCCACCCAATTTTCCCCCACCCTCCATGATCAACAAGTGGAAGCAAAGACGGAGCTCTCAGATGCGTCAATTGATGCTACGCCATCCTATGCGAATGCAAGTGTCGACGCTGCACCCCTTTATTCGTCCACTTCTGTTTCAGCCATAGAAGCATTGACCTCAAACGATGCTGTTGAATTTGCCGGTGGTTCAAGCTTTTACCGACCTCTTACTCGACTACCACATCTCAATTCACACCTTCCATCCTTATTcaatcttctttcttttgcctACCGTTTTGTATTATGGCCCCTCTCGTTGACGTCACGCATTTTCCAACTCATTCCATTCTTTTTCAACAAATTCAACTCAAAACCGCAACCTTCTGTATCCCTCCaatcctcttcgtcttcatcggaAGTGGATGCAAACTCTGCGGACGAGGCTACGGACATCATTTCATTGAAAACACTCCAACCA AATCATATACCCAAAAATATGGATATATATGCATATGAATATGGTTATGAAATACATGCAATTCATTCTCCCTCCGTGACTGCTGTGTCTAAGTCTAAAGCAGTTTCTAGCGATACTCATGCTCTTGTAAATGAAGATCCAAAAATAGTTTCGAACCCTAGCACGTGGTGGGATGAGGGACAAATACTGTCAAATAACACGGCGACGCGTCAGCGAGATTGGAATGCTCGAATTCACAATTCACCTGCTTGGAAGTATACCATGTCTGATaacaagaaacaagaaaaagatttCAAGCCTGAAGTGGACGAGCTGCTCCCACAGGCGGACGCCTTAATCAAG TCTGGCAAACTTCAAGATGGACTGGACAGGTTGTTCAGCTTGGAGAAGCAGACACGAAAT GCCGCCGATCCCACTTCTACCACACGATTAGCCACCGCAGCGTTACAACATTGCTACGATGCCAAAGACTATGACCTTGTAAATTCGACAATTACGATGCTCAGCAAGAAACACGGTCAATTGAAGACAGTGATTCATTCTATGGTCGAACTCGCTATTTCATGGCTTCCAGAAATAAAGACCAATGGCGGTTTGGAGAAGTGGCTTCAATTGTTGGAAACCTTACGCAGTGTTACCGAAGGCAAA ATCTTCCTTGAAACACCGCGAGCTCGTGTCACTCGACTACTTTCGCAACACCACGAAGGTCTCAAAACTAAAGACTCACTGCAAACTGCGTCGGATCTGCTTTCAGAGCTGCAGGTAGAAACCTATTCGTCAATGGAGCGAACGGAGAAGGTCGAGTTTATTATTGAACAAATGCGACTGCTTACGGCTCTCGCGAAGCAAAAGGAtttggcggtggagaagaaagatggCAAAGACTCCCTTGGGGGCGGTGAAGCGGAATGGATCAAGGTTCGTGTAGGCGGTCGAAAGGTCAATGAAGACTTCCTGAAGCAGAAAGAGAACCAA GAGTTGAAAATCAAATATTACAATCTGATGATTACACATGCACTCCATCACAATGCGTATCTAGATGTCGCTAAATATTATCACAAAGTTTGGGAAACACCTTCTATCAAGGAAGATCCCGTGAAGGGGAAAGCT ACATTGGAACGCATCGTCTATTATATTGTTTTGGCGCCTCATGATAATGAACAATCCAATATGTTGCATCAAATACATCTTGATCCCGCTCTGGCGAACGATGACTTGAAACTTCACTA TGGACTTGTTAAGGAGTTTGTGACGCCAGAAATTTTGCCGTGGTCAAAAGTATCTGAAAACTACGGTGGCTTCCTGCGGAAAACAGACGAGTTCAAGCAAGATAAATTATGGGAAGACCTTCGTCTTCGTGTGATTGAGCAC AATATCCGTATTACAGCCCAATACTTCACTCGGATCCATCTCACTCGTTTGACGAAGTTTCTGGGTCTGCAAACCGTGAAAGAAACAGAGGAGATCCTCACAAGACTCGTAAATTCCGGTACTATCTGGGCTAAAGTCGACCGTCCTGCAGGTATCATCAACTTCAGGAGCAAACGTAGTGCAGAAGATGTTATGAACGACTGGAGTTCTGATATGCAAAAGTTGCTCGGTCTGGTAGAAAAGAGTTGGATGGGAATGAACGCTGCACAGGCTGCACAATCTCGCGTGAAATCATGA
- a CDS encoding DNA replication regulator SLD2, whose amino-acid sequence MAEVATVRAHIKAWERSFKDANGRPPTVDDIKKNPTIANQYKQYKKLSKAAASSNRAQDANTAAIPSTPPRKARPKDLTSLLLSKSRPIQPPTPLVSFNPFSPQKMTKGKQKERDSANEVEDASNPFFQSDSTKCVVRKASPGLSPSPLPYRPLAVPTLNSDPKGPNLSSTAVSRARKRLRGEPVSPSPNKGKRMRVSSQTTLPFPRLRLNTPTNDDDTSGIEDIDPFVVDNSPVKATIPGKSYQQLFQPGTLPVNLFGVKDIGEAVPNNSGSKISRHTFPSNERPSDPAAYNANSIYSKISSSHLIGGNGTSLKSEPLDNRSSVKRAFSEEEKDPDVALPREKSPLIPPSPPPIAAMHKSGKTKINVKGATSRKKAKIETQMGVGDDSDDPDYDTTTKLRIIGHNKTRRQHALTRQEKGVVDYDSDPILELPRFAAPRAQYQDNEDNAPQQDGNIEIDLPDELRRVLALQSAGSKTQVSEEDRLVKGLLYGRRTNHYDPQKGGEIWDVGEHVDENYADNEGEDDWEGEPVPWAVGEL is encoded by the exons ATGGCAGAGGTAGCCACTGTCCGTGCGCATATCAAAGCTTGGGAACGCTCTTTCAAAGATGCCAACGGACGCCCCCCAACGGTAGATGATATCAAGAAGAACCCTACCATCG CCAACCAGTACAAACAATACAAGAAGCTTTCCAAAGCAGCGGCCTCTTCAAATAGAGCCCAGGATGCTAACACTGCTGCGATACCGTCAACACCACCGAGGAAAGCGCGTCCAAAAGACTTGACAAGTCTTTTGCTCTCCAAATCACGACCCATTCAACCTCCTACCCCTCTTGTTTCTTTTAATCCTTTTTCCCCGCAGAAAATGACCAAAGGtaaacagaaagaaagagattcTGCTAATGAGGTCGAAGATGCCTCAAACCCTTTCTTTCAATCGGATTCGACGAAGTGTGTTGTGCGTAAGGCGTCACCTGGACTATCTCCTTCTCCACTACCGTATCGACCACTAGCTGTACCCACTCTGAATTCGGACCCAAAAGGACCAAATTTATCCTCCACAGCGGTTTCTAGAGCGCGCAAGCGCTTACGAGGAGAACCTGTTTCGCCTTCCCCAAATAAAGGCAAGAGAATGCGTGTCTCATCACAGACtacccttcccttccctcgCCTGCGATTAAATACTCCTACCAATGACGATGACACAAGTGGTATTGAGGATATAGATCCATTTGTAGTGGACAATTCCCCGGTGAAGGCAACCATACCCGGTAAATCATACCAACAGTTATTCCAGCCCGGCACCCTGCCTGTCAATCTTTTTGGAGTCAAAGATATTGGTGAAGCTGTGCCTAACAATTCCGGCTCAAAAATTTCAAGGCACACATTTCCGTCAAATGAACGTCCAAGTGATCCAGCAGCCTACAACGCCAACAGCATATATTCGAAAATATCGTCTTCACATCTCATTGGAGGTAATGGTACGAGCCTCAAATCCGAACCTTTAGATAATCGATCATCCGTAAAACGCGCCTTctcagaagaagaaaaggatcCAGATGTTGCTTTGCCAAGAGAAAAGTCGCCTTTAATACCGCCATCGCCACCTCCTATCGCTGCAATGCACAAATCAGGAAAGACAAAAATAAATGTTAAAGGTGCTACAAGTCGCAAAAAGGCTAAAATTGAAACACAAATGGGAGTTGGCGATGATAGTGACGACCCAGATTACGATACTACGACCAAGCTGCGTATCATTGGACACAATAAAACGCGTCGTCAACATGCATTAACGCGACAAGAAAAAGGCGTTGTCGACTATGACTCTGATCCTATTTTAGAATTACCACGTTTCGCAGCGCCTCGTGCCCAATATCAGGATAATGAGGATAATGCACCGCAGCAAGACGGGAATATAGAAATTGATCTACCAGACGAGCTCCGGCGTGTGTTAGCTCTACAGTCAGCGGGGTCCAAAACTCAAGTTTCAGAAGAAGACCGATTAGTGAAAGGGCTACTGTATGGTCGACGTACAAATCACTATGATCCGCAGAAAGGTGGAGAGATATGGGATGTCGGAGAACACGTGGATGAGAACTATGCAGATAATGAAGGAGAGGACGATTGGGAAGGAGAGCCTGTCCCATGGGCAGTCGGGGAGTTATAA
- a CDS encoding 37S ribosomal protein S25, mitochondrial — translation MGRRIASQVHQQVSRLLRANYIQKEPVWFQAVLDHPPLTLPPKAPPPRTPYDQRPTKKLSKYTTRPQPIFYLEDYLRRRFFTDHPFETFRPATLIETDRIQDPNFITGEAWTRLRQWGRNPAPEDAIRFALNLYQYHNVTLNEAYSRAVAQFRTLRSEHHVASRIAVLEAEQLGSTFGPSHIEESFVRQKQSLATWDRKEELDEGSLAAQKRWKAIVNRNHGAGQWSEGKDYARLWQQGIKPNYMPALVRSVAPTTTKIDKHDPMGLKNSI, via the exons ATGGGTCGCAGAATAGCCTCTCAGGTTCACCAGCAGGTCTCCCGTCTGCTGCGTGCCAATTACATACAAAAGGAGCCCGTATGGTTCCAGGCTGTCCTTGACCATCCCCCGCTCACCCTACCGCCCAAggcccctcctcctcgcacCCCATATGACCAGCGACCTACAAAGAAGCTGTCCAAATACACCACAAGGCCCCAGCCCATCTTCTACCTCGAAGACTATCTGCGCCGCCGCTTCTTCACAGACCACCCTTTTGAAACCTTCCGACCTGCAACCTTGATCGAGACCGACCGTATTCAGGACCCCAACTTCATCACCGGCGAGGCCTGGACTCGCCTTAGGCAGTGGGGTCGCAACCCAGCGCCGGAAGA TGCAATACGATTTGCCCTAAATCTATACCAATATCACAACGTAACTTTGAACGAGGCTTACTCTCGCGCCGTCGCCCAGTTCCGTACGTTGCGCTCAGAGCACCACGTTGCCTCCAGAATCGCTGTTTTAGAAGCTGAACAGCTCGGATCAACCTTTGGCCCCTCACATATCGAGGAATCCTTCGTCCGCCAGAAACAGTCTCTGGCGACTTGGGACCGCAAGGAGGAGCTTGACGAAGGCTCTCTTGCGGCTCAAAAACGATGGAAAGCGATAGTGAACAGGAACCATGGCGCAGGACAATGGTCAGAAGGAAAGGATTATGCCAGGTTATGGCAACAAGGCATTAAGCCAAACTATATGCCGGCCCTCGTACGAAGCGTGGCTCCGACAACCACAAAAATCGACAAGCATGATCCAATGGGGCTGAAAAATAGTATCTAA